DNA from Arthrobacter sp. FW305-BF8:
GACCGGGCTCCTGAACTCCCCGGCCAAGGCTGCAGACAATGCCGGTGGCCTGACGGTTACGCCCACGGTTTCGGTCACGGTGCAGCCCGGTGAATCACTCTGGGCCATCGCCGGGCAGGTCGACCCGGACCGCGATCCCCGGGACGTGATCGCGGACATCGTCCAGCTCAATAACCTCCAGGCCGGCAAAGTCATGCCCGGTCAGCAGCTGTTTGTGCCCAACAAGTAGGGGTGATTGGGCGCGGTTTCGGCTGGCCGGAACCGTCACAGTTTCCGGCCAGCCCTCCGGGTTACTTAAACTGTCCTAGTGACTGACCAGCTTGAGCGACTGAACCGACTGCCCCTGCGGACCAACCTGAGGGGGTTGTCCCCCTATGGCGCCCCCCAGCTTGATGTTCCGATCCTGCTCAACGTCAACGAGAACACGCATGGCGTGCCCGCCGACGTGCGGGCGGCCATCACGTCGGCCGTATCCGAGGCCGCCGCCGGGCTCAACCGGTACCCCGATCGCGAATTTACTGAACTCCGGGAAGCCCTGGCTGAATACCTCGGCCACGGGCTGGGCGCGGACAACCTCTGGGCGGCCAACGGCTCCAACGAGGTCCTGCAGCAGATCCTCCAGGCGTTTGGCGGCCCGGGCCGGTCACTCCTGAGCTTCCCGCCGACGTACTCCATGTACCCGCTGCTCGCCAGCGGCACGGACACCGCCTACATCGCCGGCAGGCGTGCCGACGACTACGGCCTCAGCGCAGAGTCCGCGGCGAACCAGGTGCGGGAACTCCAGCCAAACATCGTCTTCCTGTGCTCACCCAACAACCCCACCGGCACCGGCCTGGGCCTGGACGTGGTGGAAGCCGTCTATGAGGCTGGCGAGGCCAGTCAGGCGGTCGTCGTCGTGGACGAGGCCTACCACGAGTTTGCACACGACGGCACGCCCAGCGCCCTCACCCTGCTGCCCGGCCGGGAGCGGCTCATCGTCTCCCGGACCATGAGCAAGGCGTTCGCTCTTGCCGGCGCCCGCCTCGGCTACATGGCTGCCGCCCCGGAGGTGACCGACGCCCTCCGGTTGGTGCGCCTTCCCTACCACCTGTCGGCCGTCACGCAGGCAACCGCCCTCGCGGCGCTGCAGCACCGCGAGGCGCTCATGGCCGATGTCCAAGACATCAAACGGCAGCGTGACCGGATTGTCGCGGAACTGACGCGGATGGGGCTGCGGCCCGCGGCGTCCGATTCCAACTACGTCTTCTTCGGTGGGCTGGAGAACCCCCATGAGGTCTGGCAGGGACTGCTGGATGCAGGGGTGCTCGTCCGCGACGTCGGCATCGCCGGCCACCTGAGGGTCACGGCCGGTACTGAGACGGAAACCACAGCCTTCCTGGAAGCGCTGGAAAGCATCCTGGCCCGGCAGGCCGTACTTCCGGCCTAAACTTGAATATGGACCAGGTCAGGTCTGCCCCCATCCTTCGTCAAAGGACATCTATCACCATGAGCGACACCGGTATCAAGGCTGCCGAGGCCCGGACTGCACGCATGGAGCGTGCCACCAGCGAATCTTCCGTGCTGGTGGAGATCAACCTCGACGGCACCGGAGTGTCGGATATCAGCACGTCGGTCCCGTTCTACGACCACATGCTGACGGCCCTGTGCAAGCACTCACTCATCGACATGACCGTCAAGGCCACCGGCGACACCCACATTGACGTCCACCACACCGTCGAGGATGTTGCCATTACGTTCGGCGAGGTCCTGCGCACCGCGCTGGGCAACAAGGCGGGCATCCGCCGCTTCGGTGAGGCCACCGTGCCCCTGGACGAGGCCCTCGCGCACGCCGTCGTCGACGTGTCCGGCCGGCCCTACCTGGTGCACGGCGGCGAGCCTGCCGGGCAGGAGTACCACCTGATCGGCGGCCACTTCACGGGCTCGCTGACCCGGCACGTGTTCGAGGCCATCACGCTGCACGCCGGCATCTGCCTGCACATGAACGTCATCGCGGGCCGCGACCCGCACCACATCGTGGAAGCCCAGTTCAAGGCCTTCGCCAGGGCCCTCCGCGCAGCCGTCGAGCCGGATCCCCGCGTCGAGGGCATTCCGTCCACCAAAGGAGCACTGTGACCGGCAAAGTACTGCACGAGGGCGCGATCCTCGACCCGTCCGCCACAATGAAGCCGGCATCCCCGGAGGGCAAACCCACCGTCACCGTCCTGGACTACGGCTCCGGCAACGTCCGTTCGGCCGTTCGCGCCCTTGAGCGTGCCGGTGCGGAGGTTATCCTGAGCTCCAAGCCCGAGGACGTGCTGAACGCCGACGGGCTGGTCGTTCCCGGCGTCGGCGCCTTCGAAACGGTCATGCGCGAGCTCAAAGCTGTTGACGGCATCCGGATGATCGGCCGCCGCGTTGCCGGCGGACGCCCGGTCCTCGGGATCTGCGTCGGCCTGCAGGTGCTCTTCGAAGCCGGCGTCGAACACGGAACCGAAGCCGAAGGCATGGGGGAGTGGCCCGGCAAGGTGGAGCTCCTCCCGGCGGAAGTGGTGCCGCACATGGGGTGGAACACCGTCAAGGTCCCGGAAGGCTCCAGGCTTTTCGCCGGCGTCGAGGGCGAGCGGTTCTACTTTGTGCACTCCTACGGCGTCCAGAACTGGGACTTCGACGTGATCCAGCCGCGGATGGCGCCGCCCCTGGTCACGTGGTCCGAGCACGGTGGCCCCTTCGTCGCCGCCGTGGAAAACGGCCCCCTCTGCGCCACCCAGTTCCACCCGGAAAAGTCCGGTGACGCCGGCGCGCGTCTCCTGAAAAACTGGGTCGACGGGCTCCGCGCGCCGCACTCCCGGCAGGCGGCGGACGCCTAGATGTGGTCAATCCTCCTGATGGGACTCGCCGGTCTCCTGGTGGGCGGCGGCCTGTCCTTCAGGCAGCAGCGCAAACCGCTCTGGATCCAGATCGGTTTCTACGTGTTGGCCGCCATGTCGCTGCTGGCCGCCTACCTGCTGACCCTTCCCGGCACATAACCCACTAACCCGCCGTGCGCGCCGCAGAAGTGGCCGCCCACGGGAACCCGCGTCTACAAGAACTGAGGACCCCTGATGACCAGCCAAAACGAGCTGCCGGTACTTGAACTGCTTCCCGCCGTCGACGTCGTGAACGGCCAGGCCGTCCGCCTGGTCCAGGGCGAGGCGGGCAGCGAAACAAGCTACGGCACGCCCCTGGAGGCGGCGCTCAACTGGCAGCAGCAGGGCGCGGAATGGGTTCACCTGGTGGACCTCGACGCTGCCTTCGGACGCGGCTCGAACGCGGACCTGCTGCGCGAAGTGGTGGGCCGGCTGGACATCAAGGTCGAGCTCTCCGGCGGCCTTCGGGACGACGAATCGCTGGAGAAGGCACTGGACCTGGGCGTCGCCCGGGTGAACCTCGGCACCGCCGCTCTGGAGAATCCGGAATGGACCGCGCGGGCCATCGACCGCTTCGGTGACCGGATCGCCGTCGGCCTGGACGTCCGGGGAACCACCCTCGCCGGACGCGGCTGGACCAAGGAAGGCGGGGACCTGTGGGACGTTTTGGGCCGCCTCGAGGAGGCTGGCTGCGCCCGCTACGTCGTCACCGACGTAACCAAGGACGGGACGCTGCAGGGACCGAACGTTGAACTTCTGCGGCAGATGGTGGAAAAGACCGGCAAGCCCGTGGTGGCCTCCGGCGGCATTTCCAGCCTCGACGATTTGAAGGTCCTGCGCTCCCTGGTGCCGCTCGGCGTCGAAGGTGCCATCGTGGGCAAGGCCCTGTACGCCGGCGCCTTCACCCTCCCCGAGGCCCTCGACGTCGCCGGCCGCCGCTAGGACATCGCCGTGACCGAGCACCAGCGCAACTCCGCGGACGGCGGCGGACCGGCGGCGGACCTGCCCCCGGTTCGCAGGCTGCCCGGTCACATCGAGGCTGCCCTGGCCGGGGCGGGTGGCGCCGCCGATTCGGCCGGTCAGCCCTGGGCCGGGCGCAGCCTCGCCGGTGATGACGCCAAGATCCACAACTTCGAGGACGACGACGGCGCGGCCGACGCCGGCTACCTCACCGCAGTCTCCGCTCTTGTTGCCGGGGACGGCGGCGAGGCCGCGGTGGTTGCCTCACTGGCCAGTGCCCGGGTTTTCGTCCCCGTGGTGGCACAACTGGCGGAAGAAGCCGAGGGCGCGCACGGCGTGCACGCAGACAAGCAGGCGGACATGGCGCTGGTGACGCTCAAGGCGCCCGACGGCCGCCTCGCCATGCCGGTGTTCAGCACGGCAGCAGCCCTGGCGGCGTGGCACCCGGAGGCCCGTCCGGTGGCCGTGTACGCCGCGCGGGCCGCCTTGTCCGCCGTCGCCGAGGGGGCCGAGCTGCTGGTGGTGGACCCCGGGGCGGAAGTGACCTTCGTGGTCCGGCGCCCCGGCGTCTGGGCCCTCGCGCAGCAGCGGCAGTGGGTGCCGGCCTACCTGGACGCCGAGCTGGCCGCCGTGCTGCGTGCCGGAGCGGAAGGTAAGCCCGCAGTCCGCGGACTCGATGTCCTTCCCGGCGGGGGAGTAGCCACAACCACGGCTTCGGGGAGCAGCGTCGATGGCGGCGGCGCCGGACCGGAACTGCGGGTGGTGCTCTACCTGGAGGACGGACTCGATGCGGCCGCAGTCCAGGCCCTCGTTGCCGGCCTCCAGAGCGAGTGGAGCCGGAATGTATTGTTTGGTGAGCGCGTTGATTCGATCGAAGTAAAGCTAAGGCGCGCCGCGCAGTAGCCGCTGGCCCGGTGGGGTCCGTTCCGGCGCTGTCCGGCGGCGGAATGAGGACCCACCTGTGAATTTCAGCCTGTACCGGGAGCTGCTGGCCGTCCGGCCCATCCGGCGGCTCCTGGCGGTCGGCATGATCGCCCGCATTCCCCACTCGGCGGCGGGCGTCCTGCTGACCCTGCACATCGTCCTTACCCTCGGTGAGGGCTACGCGGCCGCGGGAACGGCAGCGGCCGTGATGACCATCGGCATCGCGCTCGGCGCCCCTTGGCGCGGCCGCCGGGTGGATACGGCGGGCCTGCGGAGAGCGCTGATACCCTCCGTGATTTCGGAAACAGTCATCTGGTCCATCGTGCCGCACGTCTCCTATCAGTGGCTGCTGCCGCTCGTGTTCGTGGGCGGCCTTCTGACGCTGCCCATTTTCAGTGTGGTGCGGCAGTCCCTGGGGGTCCTTGCGGACGGCGACCAGCGCAGGACCGCCTTCGCGCTGGACGCTGTCAGCACGGAGATGGTGTTCATGATCGGCCCGGCCGCAGGTGCCGTGGTGGCCACAAGCGGCCATTCCGTGCTGGGGCTGACCGCCGTCGGCGTCTCGACATCGCTGGCCGGGCTCTTCCTCATGTGGTTCAACCCGCCCACCCGCAGTGCTGTCCGCAGCGAATCGTGTGAGGCGGACGAACAGGTTGCCGCAGAGGTGGCCGTGGTGGCCGCGGCCCCCGCACACCTGCAGGAGGCTGCCGCTGAACTCGGCCCGGCGGCCGCGGGCATTAGTCGGCGGGCAGTCCTGAAGCGCAGGGTGGCCCACAGCTTCGGCTGGTTCACCGCCGCGGTAGCCGCGGTGTTCGCTGTTGCCGGTGGCGCCGGCATGGTGCTCAGCGGCACCGATGTGGGAATCGTGGCTGCCCTGGAGACCGGCGGCCGCCAGGGCGAGATCGGTGTGGTGTTCCTCTTCTGGTGCGCCGCCTCGGTGGTCGGCGGCCTCGTCTACGGGGCCATGCACCGGCCTGTCTCACCGATACTCCTGCTTCTGGGCATGGCTGCACTGACCATTCCCATGGGCTTCGCCACCGACACACTGACCCTCAGCCTGTTGTCGCTGCTGCCGGGGCTCCTCTGTGCTCCGGTGCTTTCGGCAGCCTCCGAGAAGGTGGCCGAACTGGTTGACGAGGCCAGGCGGGGCGAGGCCATGGGCTGGTACGGGTCCGCGCTGACCGCCGGCGTGGCACTGGGGGCTCCGCTGGCCGGACTTTTCATCGACAGCATTGGCGCGGCCGGGGGCTTTGTGTCCGTCGGGGTGGCTGGGGTGCTGCTTTGCGCTGTGGGACTTGTCCTCCAGCAGCGGCGCCGCCGCGCCGCCGCATCCTGACACTCTCCGGTTTCGCGGAAGCAGGGTGGCTGGAGAGCGCTACCGGAGCTAGTGCCCCCCGAAGACAAAAACGGCGGCGGGCCGGCCCCGAAGAGCCGGCCCGCCGCCGTCGTAATTCAATCTCTAGTTCACTGCACCGGTGAACTTCTCACCGGGACCCTTGCCCGGAGGATCCGGAATGATCGACTCTTCGCGGAAGGCGAGCTGCAGTGACCGCAGGCCATCACGCAACGGCCCGGCATGCTGCGAACCGATTTCCGGGGCGGCCGCCGTCACCAGGCCGGCGAGGGCGGTGATGAGCTTGCGGGCCTCATCCAGGTCCTTCAGCTCAGCGGCGTTCTCCTCAGCGGCCAGGCCGAGCTTCACGGCCGAGGCGCTCATGAGGTGCACGGCGGCCGTGGTGATGACCTCGATCGCAGGAACCTCGGAGATGTCGCGGATTTGCTGCGTGACGTCGTCCCCGGCGCCAGGCGCCTGGTAGACGTGTGAATTGCTGTCTGGAGTGCTCATACTGGTAAGCTTGTCACAGACCGACTGGATGTCGTTATTTTGCCGTGGATGAGACCCACTGCCGCCAATGTGCGGTAAGCGGGCTTCTTTATGTAGAATTGATATTCAGTTTGCAAGCGGAGTTCTCTCCCACCCGCGTCAGCCGTTTCCCCTGGGGTTTTAGGGAAGCAAGGTTGCCGGGTAACGGTCGGGCGGTTCACCGGGCAGGAGCCTGGGGAAGTGCGTGCAGTCCCTCGCGGGATGTGCACATCCGATCCTTTGAGGCCTTCGATTGCTCCGGCAATTGGGGGCCTTCTCTATTTTGCCGGTGGTACACCCATCACGAACACAGGAGCTTTAACATTAGCGAGCCAAGAATCAATGAGCGTATCCGCGTCCCTGAGGTGCGGCTGGTCGGCCCTGCCGGCGAACAGGTAGGAATCGTCCGTATTGAGGATGCCCTGCGTCTGGCTGCCGAGTCCGACCTGGATCTCGTTGAAGTTGCACCGCAGGCCAAGCCTCCGGTGTGCAAGCTGATGGACTTCGGCAAGTACAAGTACGAAGCCGCGGTCAAGGCCCGTGAGGCCCGGAAGAACCAGACCAACACGGTTCTGAAGGAAATCCGGTTCCGCCTGAAGATCGACACCCATGACTACGAGACCAAGCGCGGCCACGCCCTCCGCTTCCTCGGAGCCGGGGACAAGGTCAAGGCCATGATCCAGTTCCGCGGCCGTGAGCAGCAGCGTCCCGAAATGGGCCTGCGCCTGCTCCAGCGGTTCGCGGAAGATGTCGGTGAGGTCGGCGTGGTTGAGTCCAGCCCCCGCATTGACGGCCGCAACATGGTCATGGTCATCGGCCCGCTGAAGAACAAGGCGGAGGCTAAGGCCGAAGCGCGCCGCGCAACGCAGCGTGCAGAAGCCAAGGCCCAGAATGAAGCCAAGGCCGCAGGCCGCGTGGACACGTCCGGTGACGATCAGGCACCCCTGACGCAGTCGCTTGCGGACCTTCTGCCGGAAGGCTTCCAGGTTTCCACGGAGGCCCCTGCGCAAGACGCCCCGGCAGAAGCTGAGGCAGCCGCTCCGGAAGCCGCCGTCGAAGCGCCCTCGGTTCCGGCCGAAGCAGCTCCGGCCGCGGAAGCCCCCAAGGTTGCCGAAGCACCCAAGGTTGCGGCAGCACCCAAGGAGGCCGAGTCGAAGCGCGAAGCACCCAAGGCCGCAGCACCCAAGGCAGCCCCCGCTGCTCCCCGAGCGGCAGCCCCCGCAGCACCGAAGGCGGCAGCGCCTGCTGAGCCGAAGGCTCCCGTAGCTGAGTCGCCTGCTCCGGCAGCGCCGAAGCCTGCGGCTGCCCCGGCCACGCCCAAGCCGGTGGCCCGGCCGGCAGCGCCGAAGCCTGTTGCACGACCCGCAGCGCCCCGGCCCACGCCGAAGCCGGCGGGCAAGAAGACCACCTAGTTCGAAACTGCGGAAGGCATCGCCTTCAGGCAGTCAGCAACCAGCATGCCGCCCGCAGGGGCGGCTGCACGATAGAACTGCGGACATTGTCCGCGGATACGTAAGGAGATCGGTTCCCATGCCGAAGATGAAGACCCACAGCGGTGCTAAGAAGCGCTTCAAGCTGACCGGTAGCGGCAAGCTGCGCCGCCAGCAGGCCAACCGCCGCCACTACCTCGAGCACAAGTCCTCCAGGCTGACCCGCCGCCTTGCCGGCGACAAGATCGTCTTCAAGGGCGACGCCAAGGTCATCCGGAAGATGCTCGGCATCTAATTTCCAAGCATTCTGACTGACTGCCACCTGGCAGCAGTCAACTATTAATAAGCCTTCTCAGGCCAGCCGGTCACCGGCAGTAGTCGCTTGGGATCAGATTTTTGAAGGAGTACGCACGTGGCACGTGTGAAGCGGGCGGTAAACGCCCACAAGAAGCGCCGGGTTATCCTCGAACGCGCCAAAGGTTACCGTGGACAGCGCTCACGCCTGTACCGCAAGGCCAAAGAGCAGCTGCTGCACTCGTTTGTGTACAGCTACGGCGACCGCAAGAAGAAGAAGGGCGACTTCCGCCGCCTGTGGATCCAGCGCATCAACGCTGCCTCCCGCGCCAACGGCCTGACCTACAACCGTCTGATCCAGGGCCTGAAGGCCGCTGAGGTTGAGGTTGACCGCCGCATGCTGGCCGAGCTCGCCGTTTCCGACGCCAACGCTTTCGCTGCGCTGGTCCAGGTTGCCAAGGACTCCCTGCCTGCAGACACCTCCGCTCCGGCCGCCAAGGCTGAGGCTGCACCGAAGGCCAAGGCTACCCGCGCACGCGCTGCGAAGAAGCCGGTTGCTGCAGCTGCTGAGTAAGCAGGCAACTCCCAGTTCAAGGACCGGTGGCAACAGCCACTAAGGTTTCTTATATGAACGAAACCGGGCGCCCGCAAGACTTTCCACTCTCCAATCCCCGAGCAGATCGGGTCAGGGACGTGGCAAAGCTTGCAGGGCGCCCGGCACGTTTAAAGCGCCGGCAGTTTCTGGCCGAGGGCCCGCAGGCAGTACGTGAGGCCCTGGTGCTTCACGGCAAGCGGATCGCTGCGGGCCAGCCGGGCATCGTCCGCGAGGTGTACGCCAGCGAGGCCTGCCTGGACCGGTACCCCGAGTTTGAAGAGCTGGCCGTGGAAACCAGTGCCCGCCTCGCCACGGACGACGTCCTGGCCGCCATGGCGGACACCGTCACCCCGCAGGGGATCGTTGCGGTGTGCGATTTCGTGGATGTCGAGCTGGCGGACGTGCTCGACGCCGGACCGCGGCTGATTGCCGTGCTCTGCCAGGTCCGCGATCCCGGGAATGCCGGGACGGTGCTTCGGGCCGCAGACGCCGCCGGCGCCGATGCCGTGATCCTCACCGGTTCCAGCGTGGATGTCTACAATCCCAAGGCGGTCCGCTCCACCGCCGGCTCCCTCTTCCACCTTCCAGTGGTTCTCGGCGCTGACGTCAACGAGCTGGCTGCGATGTGCAGGGAGCGGGGGATCGGTGTGCTGGCAGCGGATGGCTACGGGCAGCTGAACCTCGACCGCCTGCAGGACGAGAACGCCGCACGCCGGCTTGGCGCTTCGGCCGCCGGCTCTGACTACGCCCTGGAAAACCCCACGGCCTGGCTCTTCGGCAACGAAGCCCAAGGGCTCTCGGAGGACGAGCTTGCGCTTGCCGACCATCGGGTGGCGGTGCCGGTCTATGGCGCCGCTGAGAGCCTCAATCTCGGGACGGCCGCCACCGTTTGCCTCTACGCCAGTGCGAGGTCCCAGCAGCCCGCCTAGCGTGGTGGAGTTGTTGTACAGATATCGGCCGCAAAGGGCACTTTTAGTCGCGACACGTGGACAAGAACTCCGCTCGTGGACAGCGTCGGCAGCAATACACGAAGAAGCGGGGGCCCACCGTCCGGTGGGCCCCCGCTCCTGTCTGATTTGTCTGTTATGGGCCTGGGCCTGGGCCTGGGCCTGTTGCAGCCCAGTGCCTGTGATTCGGGCCTGTTATGGTGCCCGGGTGCTGTGGCTACGGCCGGTGATTGCGCCGTAGATACCTGCGACTACGAGGCCGCCGATGATGGCGAGGATCCAGGTGCCAAGGTCGAAGAACGCCAGGTCACCCTTGCCGAAGAGAAGGCTGCCGATCCAGCCGCCAACGATGGCGCCAACGACGCCCAGAACCAAGCTGGTGACCCAGCCGCCGCCGACCCTGCCGGGCATGACGGCTTTAACGATTGCGCCTACGATCAGGCCGAGAATAATCCAAGCAAGAAATCCCATTGTCTGCTCCTTCATATTCGTCGGGATCGATTCTTATCAGTCCCGATATGGCTTCAAGCTAACACAGCGCGTGATTATTTGTCAGCAGGCTTACTTTTGGCTCTTTTCGTGGCGTCTGAGGCCCTCTCCGGTGCCCGTCCGGGGCCCGTCCAGTGCCGGAGCGGTACGGTATTTCCTAGACGGCGGTTCCATGCCGCCCTGTCCCATCCGTTTGAAATTTCCACGTGAAGAGGTGAGGCTCCCTTGTCTGCAAATGGCGGTACCAAGGCGATTGTGGCGGCGCTGGCCGCCAACCTGACCATCGCTGTCCTGAAGTTCGTCGCGTTCCTGTTGACGCGTTCCTCGTCGATGCTGGCTGAGGCCATCCACTCAGTCGCGGACTCCGGCAACCAGATCCTGCTGCTGGTCGGCGGAAAACGCGCACAGCGGGCGGCCAGCCCGGAACACCCCTTTGGCTACGGACGCGAGCGGTACATTTATGCGTTCATCGTTTCCATCGTGCTCTTCAGCGTCGGCGGCCTGTTCGCCCTGTATGAGGGATGGGAAAAAATCCAGCACCCGCACGCCATAGAAGGCGACTTCTGGTGGGTGCCCCTGGCCGTGCTGGTGGGAGCCATCATCGCAGAGTCGTTCTCGTTCCGGACGGCCATCAGCGAAGCCAACCACATCCGCGGCAGCCAGGGCTGGATCAGCTTCGTGCGGACCGCCAAGCAGCCCGAGCTTCCGGTGATCCTGCTCGAAGACTTCGGTGCGCTGCTGGGCCTCGTCTTCGCCCTGTTCGGCGTGGGACTGACCCTGCTGACCGGCGACGGCATCTGGGACGGAATCGGAACCGGGATGATCGGTCTGCTGCTCGTGGCGATTGCCGTCATCCTGGCGATGGAAACCAAATCCCTGCTGCTGGGGGAGTCGGCAACCAAGGACGACGTCGGCCGGATCCGGCGCGCCATCGAGGCGGACGGCACAACCATTATCCACCTCAAGACCCTGCACCTGGGCCCGGAGGAGCTGCTCGTGGCGGCCAAGATCAGCGTGGATGCAGGTGATTCCGGGCTGGACATTGCCAAGGCAATTGACGACGCCGAAGCCCGGATCCGCTCGGCCGTTCCCATCGCGCGGGTCATCTACCTGGAGCCAGACATCCGCCGCGCCCAGGTGGCCAGCGGGCCCGCCCTTGCGGGCGAGCCAGGCGCCTAGCTGGCTGTAGGTCCGGCCGCCCCCTGCAATTCTGAGCCGCTGGCTCCGTGCAATTCTGGGCCGCTGGCTCCGTGACTGCTGTTACGGGGCCAGCGGCTTTTTGCGTTCCAGCAGGCCGCTGAACAGGGCCACGATCAGGCCCAGAATGGCGAGAACGGCACCAACCAGGGCGGGGGCAACGTAGCCC
Protein-coding regions in this window:
- a CDS encoding MFS transporter; the protein is MNFSLYRELLAVRPIRRLLAVGMIARIPHSAAGVLLTLHIVLTLGEGYAAAGTAAAVMTIGIALGAPWRGRRVDTAGLRRALIPSVISETVIWSIVPHVSYQWLLPLVFVGGLLTLPIFSVVRQSLGVLADGDQRRTAFALDAVSTEMVFMIGPAAGAVVATSGHSVLGLTAVGVSTSLAGLFLMWFNPPTRSAVRSESCEADEQVAAEVAVVAAAPAHLQEAAAELGPAAAGISRRAVLKRRVAHSFGWFTAAVAAVFAVAGGAGMVLSGTDVGIVAALETGGRQGEIGVVFLFWCAASVVGGLVYGAMHRPVSPILLLLGMAALTIPMGFATDTLTLSLLSLLPGLLCAPVLSAASEKVAELVDEARRGEAMGWYGSALTAGVALGAPLAGLFIDSIGAAGGFVSVGVAGVLLCAVGLVLQQRRRRAAAS
- the rplT gene encoding 50S ribosomal protein L20; the protein is MARVKRAVNAHKKRRVILERAKGYRGQRSRLYRKAKEQLLHSFVYSYGDRKKKKGDFRRLWIQRINAASRANGLTYNRLIQGLKAAEVEVDRRMLAELAVSDANAFAALVQVAKDSLPADTSAPAAKAEAAPKAKATRARAAKKPVAAAAE
- a CDS encoding GlsB/YeaQ/YmgE family stress response membrane protein, which translates into the protein MGFLAWIILGLIVGAIVKAVMPGRVGGGWVTSLVLGVVGAIVGGWIGSLLFGKGDLAFFDLGTWILAIIGGLVVAGIYGAITGRSHSTRAP
- the rpmI gene encoding 50S ribosomal protein L35, which translates into the protein MPKMKTHSGAKKRFKLTGSGKLRRQQANRRHYLEHKSSRLTRRLAGDKIVFKGDAKVIRKMLGI
- a CDS encoding histidinol-phosphate transaminase; translated protein: MTDQLERLNRLPLRTNLRGLSPYGAPQLDVPILLNVNENTHGVPADVRAAITSAVSEAAAGLNRYPDREFTELREALAEYLGHGLGADNLWAANGSNEVLQQILQAFGGPGRSLLSFPPTYSMYPLLASGTDTAYIAGRRADDYGLSAESAANQVRELQPNIVFLCSPNNPTGTGLGLDVVEAVYEAGEASQAVVVVDEAYHEFAHDGTPSALTLLPGRERLIVSRTMSKAFALAGARLGYMAAAPEVTDALRLVRLPYHLSAVTQATALAALQHREALMADVQDIKRQRDRIVAELTRMGLRPAASDSNYVFFGGLENPHEVWQGLLDAGVLVRDVGIAGHLRVTAGTETETTAFLEALESILARQAVLPA
- a CDS encoding LysM peptidoglycan-binding domain-containing protein, yielding MSSSMAASRTGKPPRLRLTRRGRIVLIGLPLVLLAAAILSLTGLLNSPAKAADNAGGLTVTPTVSVTVQPGESLWAIAGQVDPDRDPRDVIADIVQLNNLQAGKVMPGQQLFVPNK
- the priA gene encoding bifunctional 1-(5-phosphoribosyl)-5-((5-phosphoribosylamino)methylideneamino)imidazole-4-carboxamide isomerase/phosphoribosylanthranilate isomerase PriA; translation: MTSQNELPVLELLPAVDVVNGQAVRLVQGEAGSETSYGTPLEAALNWQQQGAEWVHLVDLDAAFGRGSNADLLREVVGRLDIKVELSGGLRDDESLEKALDLGVARVNLGTAALENPEWTARAIDRFGDRIAVGLDVRGTTLAGRGWTKEGGDLWDVLGRLEEAGCARYVVTDVTKDGTLQGPNVELLRQMVEKTGKPVVASGGISSLDDLKVLRSLVPLGVEGAIVGKALYAGAFTLPEALDVAGRR
- a CDS encoding SseB family protein; this translates as MTEHQRNSADGGGPAADLPPVRRLPGHIEAALAGAGGAADSAGQPWAGRSLAGDDAKIHNFEDDDGAADAGYLTAVSALVAGDGGEAAVVASLASARVFVPVVAQLAEEAEGAHGVHADKQADMALVTLKAPDGRLAMPVFSTAAALAAWHPEARPVAVYAARAALSAVAEGAELLVVDPGAEVTFVVRRPGVWALAQQRQWVPAYLDAELAAVLRAGAEGKPAVRGLDVLPGGGVATTTASGSSVDGGGAGPELRVVLYLEDGLDAAAVQALVAGLQSEWSRNVLFGERVDSIEVKLRRAAQ
- a CDS encoding TrmH family RNA methyltransferase; this translates as MNETGRPQDFPLSNPRADRVRDVAKLAGRPARLKRRQFLAEGPQAVREALVLHGKRIAAGQPGIVREVYASEACLDRYPEFEELAVETSARLATDDVLAAMADTVTPQGIVAVCDFVDVELADVLDAGPRLIAVLCQVRDPGNAGTVLRAADAAGADAVILTGSSVDVYNPKAVRSTAGSLFHLPVVLGADVNELAAMCRERGIGVLAADGYGQLNLDRLQDENAARRLGASAAGSDYALENPTAWLFGNEAQGLSEDELALADHRVAVPVYGAAESLNLGTAATVCLYASARSQQPA
- a CDS encoding DUF1844 domain-containing protein, with product MSTPDSNSHVYQAPGAGDDVTQQIRDISEVPAIEVITTAAVHLMSASAVKLGLAAEENAAELKDLDEARKLITALAGLVTAAAPEIGSQHAGPLRDGLRSLQLAFREESIIPDPPGKGPGEKFTGAVN
- the infC gene encoding translation initiation factor IF-3, giving the protein MRLVGPAGEQVGIVRIEDALRLAAESDLDLVEVAPQAKPPVCKLMDFGKYKYEAAVKAREARKNQTNTVLKEIRFRLKIDTHDYETKRGHALRFLGAGDKVKAMIQFRGREQQRPEMGLRLLQRFAEDVGEVGVVESSPRIDGRNMVMVIGPLKNKAEAKAEARRATQRAEAKAQNEAKAAGRVDTSGDDQAPLTQSLADLLPEGFQVSTEAPAQDAPAEAEAAAPEAAVEAPSVPAEAAPAAEAPKVAEAPKVAAAPKEAESKREAPKAAAPKAAPAAPRAAAPAAPKAAAPAEPKAPVAESPAPAAPKPAAAPATPKPVARPAAPKPVARPAAPRPTPKPAGKKTT
- the hisB gene encoding imidazoleglycerol-phosphate dehydratase HisB, whose protein sequence is MSDTGIKAAEARTARMERATSESSVLVEINLDGTGVSDISTSVPFYDHMLTALCKHSLIDMTVKATGDTHIDVHHTVEDVAITFGEVLRTALGNKAGIRRFGEATVPLDEALAHAVVDVSGRPYLVHGGEPAGQEYHLIGGHFTGSLTRHVFEAITLHAGICLHMNVIAGRDPHHIVEAQFKAFARALRAAVEPDPRVEGIPSTKGAL
- the hisH gene encoding imidazole glycerol phosphate synthase subunit HisH is translated as MTGKVLHEGAILDPSATMKPASPEGKPTVTVLDYGSGNVRSAVRALERAGAEVILSSKPEDVLNADGLVVPGVGAFETVMRELKAVDGIRMIGRRVAGGRPVLGICVGLQVLFEAGVEHGTEAEGMGEWPGKVELLPAEVVPHMGWNTVKVPEGSRLFAGVEGERFYFVHSYGVQNWDFDVIQPRMAPPLVTWSEHGGPFVAAVENGPLCATQFHPEKSGDAGARLLKNWVDGLRAPHSRQAADA